The Aquicella siphonis DNA segment ATCTTCCAGGATGGAACATTCCTGCAAGGTATAAGGATTGATAAATTCGCCGTCCAATCCATAACGGCTCGCCTGGAAGCGGTTGTAGCTGTATAGAAAATATAAATCCGGTGAGATGGCGAGTGGTTTTTCCGTTAACAGGTAAAGTGATAAAGCCTGTATGTAAGCCGTGATAATAACGGCTTTTTTGATGGTGAGCGGCGTGTCGCAGACTCTGATTTCCACGGTGCCAAATTCGGGTTTGGGGCGGATGTCCCAATAAAAGTCTTTCATGCTGCCAATAATTTTCAGATTTTTCATTTTATAGAAATAATCGGAAAATTCACTCCAGGCAGTCAGATAAGGCATGACGCCGCTTAGGGGAAACGCGTTAAAAATGGTAGACCGGGATGAAAAAAATCCCGTATCGATTCCCTGATAAAACGGAGACGAGGCACTGAGCGCAATAAACTGGGAAACATACCGGGTGAGCGCGTGTGTAAGATAAAGCGCGTCATCTGCGTTGCTGCATCCAACGTGAATATGCTGTCCGAAAACAGTAGCGCGCTTGGAGAGATACCGGTATTTCTTTGAAAGTTTTTTGTATCGCCAGGTGGGAAAGATTTTTTGCATCGTCCATTTCTGAAATGGATGTGTGCCGCCGCCGCAAAATGCGACATGAATGGCATTTGCCTGAGCGATTAAGAATTTCTGTATTTCGGATAATTCTTCCAGCATTTCTTTGGGCGAGTGATGAATCGAGGAATTGATTTCAATCATGCTTTGCGTGATTTCAGGTTTGATCCAGGTTTTAAAATCGCTTTGTTTGATATTCCGGATCAGATCCTTAGAGCGTGAAACGAGCGCGCAGGTTTTGGGGTTTATGATTTGGAGCTCCAGCTCAATGCCGATGGTTGCAGTCCGTGATTCCTTGAATGGCAATATCCTCATGGTCGCGTGTCCGGTCAGTACAGTTCTGCGCATGTACGATAAATGGAAAGCGTAATAATATATTATCATGAATGAACCAGGCCCGATCAGGAGATGGCGGCAAAATCATGCGGAAAGCCACGGTATTTTTTCGATTTTATGAGGAATTGAATGATTTTTTGCCTTTGGAAAGGAAAAAATCCGAATTTTCGCATCATGTCAGGATTCCCGTCTCGATCAAGGATGTGATTGAGTCATTAGGTGTCCCGCACTCTGAAATCGACCTGATTTTAGTGAACGGTGTTTCGGTTGATTTTTCCTATCTGGTGCAGCCTGGCGACCGGATTTCCGTTTATCCTGTATTTGAATCAATAGACATTTCATCTGTTACGCACTTGCGTCCGCGCCCATTGCGGCAGACACGTTTTGTTCTGGACGTGCATCTGGGCAAGCTCGCCAGGTATTTGCGGCTGCTGGGATTTGACACGCGGTATGACACACAGTATGACGATGCTGCCATCATTGAGCTGGCTTTAAGGGAAAACCGCATCATACTTACCCGGGATGTAGGCTTGTTGAAAAATAAGACTGTCACGCATGGCTACTGGGTGCGGGAAACCAGACCGGAAAACCAGGTCATGGAAGTGCTGAGACGGTTTGATTTGCGGCCATCATGCCAGCCGTTCACCCGATGCCTGGAGTGTAATGGAAGCATTGTTCCGGCCGAATTGAGCCAGGAAGAAGTCAATATGACAGTGCCCGCGCGGGTAAGGGAAATGCAAGACCATTATTTCCGGTGTGATCAATGCAAGCGCGTTTATTGGCAGGGAACACATTATGAAAAGCTGAAAAAATTCATCGCGAAAATGCTGGACCTGAATTTCTGAATTAAGCATTTTCTGCAGACGCGGTCTTTCGCGCGCTGCCATGAAAACAGCGCGCAAGCCCTATGTTTAAATTTCAAATTTGATGCCTTGCGCGAGAGTCAGTCCCTTGCCCCAGTTGATGGTGCTGGTCTGCCGCCGCATATAGGCTTTCCATGCGTCCGAGCCGGCTTCACGGCCGCCGCCAGTGTCTTTTTCACCGCCAAACGCGCCGCCAATTTCCGCGCCTGACGTTCCAATATTGATATTGGCGATACCGCAATCACTCCCGCGCGCGGACAGAAATGTTTCCGCGTGCAGCAGGTTATGCGTGAACATGGAAGAAGACAGTCCAAACCGTGAATGATTTTGCATGGCGAGCGCGTCATCCAGGGTTTTGAACTTCATTACATATAAAATTGGCGCAAAAGTTTCGCGCTGGACGATTTCCCAGTCGTTTTGTGCTTCAATGATGGTGGGTTCGACAAAACAGCCGCTGCTCTTGATGGCATGGCCGCCAAACAACACCTTTCCACCCTGTGTTTTTGCGTCCGCCACGGCTTTTTCAAATTGAGATACAGCCTGTTGATCAATCAGCGGCCCCATCAGGTTTTTCTGGTCCAGCGGATCCCCGATAGTGATTTTCTGATACGCTTTGACCAGGGTGGAAACCATTTTGTCGTAAAGAGATTCGTGTATGAACAGCCTGCGGGTGGTGGTGCAGCGCTGGCCTGCGGTTCCAACCGCACCAAACACAACGGATGGCACGGCGAGCGCAAGATCAGCCCTTTCATCCACGATGATGGCATTGTTCCCGCTTAATTCCAGCAGTGCTCTTCCCAGACGTCCGGCCACCATCTTGTTGATTTCCCGGCCCACAGCCGTGGATCCGGTGAAAGAAACCAGCGGGATCCGCGTGTCATTCGCCATCTTTTTTGCAATTTCATTATTATCCGTGATGAAGACGGAAAATATTCCGCGGTAACCAAATTTTTCCAGCACCCGATTGCAGATATGCTGCACCGCCAGAGCGCACAAAGGTGTTTTCGGGGAGGGTTTCCAGACTACGGTGTTTCCGCATACTGCCGCGATAAATGCGTTCCAGGACCAGACGGCAACAGGGAAATTAAAAGCGCTGATGACGCCGATCACGCCTAGCGGATGCCATTGTTCATACATGCGGTGTTCGGAACGCTCGGAATGCATGGTTTTGCCGTACAACATGCGCGCCTGACCCACGGCGAGGTCAGCCATGTCTATCATTTCCTGCACTTCACCATCGCCTTCCTGCTTGGACTTACCCATCTCCAGCGAGACCAGGCTGCCAAGAAAGTCTTTGCACTTGCGCAATTCATCGCCAATGGCGCGCACGACTTCGCCGCGCTTTGGAGCGGGCACCTCGCGCCAGGAAAGAAACGCCTGATGCGCTTCTTTGACTATATGTTCATAGTCGTCTTCTGATGCGCGATAGACGGAACCGATGGTTTCACCATTCGCGGGATTATAAGAAATGATTTCGCCGTCATCCTTGTGACGAGACCACCAGTGTTTCCCGGTGCTTGCGCCGCTGTTATGTTGATTGTTCAGATGCAGTGATTGTAATAAATCCATGACGTCCCCTTATTACGCGTAATATTCGCCGAAGCGATTTGAAATCAGGTCATTGAATGCGAATTGCTCCTGGCGCACAAAGCCGTGATATTTTTCGGTGTTATGCAAGACCAGATCCACCACGCCGCAGATTCCCGATGCGGTGGTTAACTGAATGGCTGACCAGCGGTGGCCGCCTATGCGTTTTGGATAAAACTTCTTCACATAATTTTCTTCCACAAATTGCTCATCCTGTGTCCCGGTCACGGAAACATAAACGAGCACCACATCCTGATAGGTTTTGGGAATGGCGTGCTCAAAGATACGCTTCAGGGTGTCTCTATCGTCATTCAGTTTGAGGTCGTTCATGAGGAAGCGGATTTTCGCGCAGTGGCCGGGATAGCGTATGGTCTTATAACTCAGGTGTTTGACCTTGCCAAAATAGGTATGCACCAGACTGCCTATGCCGCCGGACGTGTTGAAAGCCTCATAGGTCAAACCGTCTATCTTGATTTCTTCCAGTCCTTCCAGGGGCAGCAAGTCAACTTGTTCGCCGTCTTCAACCGCCTGGCAGGGATTTCCATATTCATTGATGAGGCCGTCGGTTGACCATGTCAGGGAGTATTGCAAGGCATTGCTGATATTGGTGGGAAGCGCGCCGACACGCATTTTGACGGTGTCCAGTTTGGGAAAGTTCTTCATCAGGTCATTGGCGACGATACTGATGAAACCCGGCGCGAGTCCGCATTGCGGTACAAACGCGCCTTTTGCATGCCTGGCCAGTTCTTCAACAGCCTTGGTGGTTTCCACGTCTTCAGTCAGGTCGAAGTAATGCAAGTGATGGGCCGCGGCGGCTTTCGCGATAGGGATATTGCAATAATAGGGAAGTGATGAAATCACTGCGTCGATTTTATTCTGCTTGAGGAACTCGGAAATACTGTTGATATCGTTGGCGTCCAGTTGGGAATATTTGAAATTGGGAAGTTCCCCCAGCCGGCGAACATGAGGGTTTTCTTTTTGAATATCAGCGAGATGAACAAAATAAGTATTTGAATGGGCCAATAAAAATGAAATCAGTGAGCCAATTTTTCCTGCGCCAATCACCAAGACGTTATGCATTGTGTAACTCCTTTTATATTATTCGTTCTTTCTTTATCTGAGACTGATTGCAGGCATATCATAATGATGAAATCGTCAGGAGGGAAGGCGGAATGGGTAAAATATGAGTTTACCGAATGAATATAAATTTCGCATCAAGCCGTTCAATCCGGGAACGGAGGATGTGAATGCAAAAGAAAACCCGAAATGGCGTGAACGCCGTGGGGATTATTTCAGCAGGTAGGTGGCGCTGCCGGTCGCGATCAGTAGCTCATCTTCATTGAAGAGCTCCATGCGCGCGAATGAAATTTTCTTGCCGCTTTTGGTCAGCCAGGCTTTGGCAATAAAGAGATTTCCACGTCCTGGATTGACGTAATTGATATGTAAATCGATAGTGCTGGTCTTGCCGACAATTCCGACTAATTCAGCAACGGGCTTTTCCTGATTTTTTAATATGGAATTTGCCATGACAACCATGCCGCCTGCCATATCTAAAACAGATGAAATCACTCCGCCATGCAGAATGCCATATAGATAGTTGCCTATCAGTTCATTTTTCATGCTGAAATTCATGACGACGTGTTCAGCTTCAATGCGATCCAGCTGCAATCCCAGCATCTGGTTGAACGGGATGGTCGTGAAGGTTGTGGATAAAAGCTGTAATAACGGATTATTTTCGCTGGATTCATTGCCCATTGTTTAGTGCGCCCTGAGTGTTGGCGACAATGCGGCGCTTAAATCAACTCCTTCGCCCAGATCCCTGATCAGTGCTGTGTTTTCCAGTCCCTGATAGTCAGCTTTGCCTGGGTTGGCCGTAATGTCATCAACCATTTTTGATACGGCGTTAGGGTCGGCACTGGCCTGGTTGGTGAGACCCGTCAGATTGCCAAAAGTCGGGCCCAGGATGGGAAACTGGATTTCACCATTAATGGTAGGATTGTCTCCGCCGTAGAGATTGCGCAAGGTATCATCCAGTTGTTTGCCCAGTGCCTCTGCATTTTTTTCCTTGTCAGGGCTTTTGTCATTTTCTTTTGCCGATTCAACCATTTTTTTCTTGAATTCGTCCGGCTTCAATTCCATTTTTTTCTTTTGTTCCGGATCCATCAATTTAGTCAGTGTCGCGAGGAGAATCATTTCCAGAGTCAGTTTCTTTTCCAGCTTTGGATCGGGCGTATTTTTTTCATCTGATTTAAGCCTGTCGACCATGTTGTCATATTCTTTCTGCTTTCCCATGGCTAGCGACGAGATGCAAGAGATCAGTTTTTTCTGGACATTGACATCCTTGATGTCATCATGTGACAACTGATTATGCAGATCCTGGGCAATCCTCTTTTTGAATTCTTCTTTTTTTTCCGGATCAAATTTTACGCCCTTGGTTTCCATGTATTCAAAAATCTTGTCCAGAGCCACTTCCAGCTGATTTGAATTGAGATATGGCATGTCGTTTACCTCTTTTTTAACATGTTTGTACTATTTTATTATTATATAACGCCTATAATGCCAAAATGCACTTCTGAATGATTATGCCATGACGAATACGCCCATAATCCGCATCGCCCTTCCCACGCCCTTGCGGCGTCTCTTCGATTACCTTCCGCCACAAGGTATTGATTATAATTCATTAATACCTGGGGTGCGAGTTAAAGTTCCCTTTCAATCCCGTACCCTGGTTGGTATTTTAATCAGCGTTGAAATTGAATCGTCCGTGCCTTATGAAAAGCTTAAGCCTGCCCTGGAAGTTCTGGATACCCAGTCCCAGTTCACAGCCGATGTTTACAAATTATGCTGCTGGGCGGCTGATTATTATCATTACGCCCTGGGTGAGGTGCTGGCCAGCGCGCTTCCCGTGTTGTTGCGCAAAGGCAAACCGCCGGCGGCAAGAAAGGTCAGGGCAGCCGCCCGGGCAGGTGAAGCGGATCAGCCGCTGCCGTTAAACGCTGAGCAGCGGCTTGCTGTCAGCGCGGTCGCTTCCGCGCTGAATACCTTCAAGGTTTTTTTGCTGGATGGTGTGACGGGCAGCGGAAAAACGGAAGTCTATCTGCAGGTCATGGCGGAGAATGTGCGTCAGGGCCGGCAAATTCTGGTACTGGTGCCGGAGATCAGCTTGACGCCGCAAACCATAGAGCGGTTTCGCGCCCGTTTTTCTGTGCCTGTCGCAGCACTGCATTCCAGTCTTTCGGAGCAGGAACGCCTGAGGGTGTGGCTTGCGGCGAAATCGGGCGAGGCGGCGATTGTAATAGGTACGCGGTCCGCGGTATTTACCCCGTTTTCGAATCTGGGTCTGATTATTGTGGATGAGGAGCACGATCCCTCTTTCAAACAGCAAGACCGTTTCCGTTACCACGCACGGGATCTTGCCATCATGCGCGCCAGTTATAATCAGATTCCCATTGTTCTCGGATCTGCGACGCCTTCGCTGGAATCATTGCTCAATGTCAGGCGTGATCGTTATGAATTATTGACCTTGCCGCAGCGCGCAGGCGCGGCGCGCCTGCCTCAATATCGTTTGCTGGATCTCCGCAGCGCGCCTGCAGAAGAAGGATTGTCTCCTGAAATGTTGAATTGCATGCGGCACCATCTTGATCAGGGCAATCAAGTCATGCTGTTTTTAAACCGGCGCGGTTTCGCGCCGGTTTTATATTGTACGCAATGCGCCTGGATTTCCGGCTGCAAACGCTGCGACGCGCGCATGGTGTATCATCAATCGCCGCCGCGCCTGCAATGCCACCATTGTGATTCGCGCAGTCATATTCCCAGGCAGTGTCCGCAGTGCAAGGAGGATGCACTGCAGCCGGTTGGCCAGGGCACGCAGCGTGTCGAGCAGACACTGGAAAAGCATTTTCCTGAGGTGCCGGTCATACGCGTCGACCGTGACAGCACTCAACGCAAGGGAGCGATGGAATCATTGCTAGGCGAAATTCATTCACGAGAAAAGGCAATCTTACTCGGCACGCAAATGCTTGCGAAAGGGCATCATTTCCCCCGGGTAACGCTGGTTGGAATCATTGACGCGGACAATGGATTATTCAGCGCGGATTTTCGCGCCGCGGAACAAATGGGACAATTGTTGGTGCAGGTGGCGGGACGCGCTGGCCGTGCTGAAAAAACAGGAACTGTCGTGATTCAGACGCGTCATCCTGACCATCCGCTGCTGCAAACGTTGTTGCGGGAAGGATATCAGACGTTTGCAAGAAAGTTGCTGGATGAACGCGAAGCGGCAGTGCTGCCGCCGTTTTCTTATTTCGCCGTCTTTCGAGCGGAAGCTTATAAGGAGCAAGATGCGGCGGATTTTCTGGCCTGCATCAAGGATATGCTGCCAGCATCCATGGAAACCGTGACGGTGCTGGGGCCCGTGCCGGCGCTGCTCTCAAAACGCAAGGGACTGCACTGCCAGCATTTGTTGGTGAAAACACTGAAACGCAGTGTTTTACAGAGCGCGTTGAGCGGTATTTTGTGCAAGCTGGAATCTGCCGCGGCGAATTATTCAGTGAAGTGGATGCTGGATGTGGATCCTGTGGAAGTATGATGAAGTATCGGCTCTCCTCGCGCGGCACGCGAGGAGAGCCGGCGAAACCCGGCACCGGGCTTATTTCTTGATGAAGGTGGAGATAAAGTCTATGGGAATGGGAAACACAATCGTTGTGTTTTTTTCCTCGCCAATATTCGAAAGTGTCTGCAAGTAGCGTAGTTGCAGGGCTTGTGGTTCCTGGGCAAGAATTTTCGCCGCTTCCGCCAGTTTTTGGGATGCTTGCAACTCACCGTCGGCATGTATTACCTTGGCGCGGCGGCCGCGTTCCGCTTCAGCCTGCTGCGCGATTGCGCGTATCATGCTTTCATTTAAATCGATTTGTTTGATTTCCACCATGCCTATCTTTATGCCCCAGGCTTCGGTGTGTTCATCCAGGATTTTTTGAATGTCGGTATTGAGTTTGGTGCGTTCCGCCAGCATTTCATCCAGCTCATGCTGACCCAGGACAGAGCGCAGGGTCGTTTGCGCCAGCTGGTTGACAGCGGCAAAGTAATCTTCCACTTGTATCACCGCGCGTTCGGCGTCAATGACGCGGAAATACACGACCGCGTTGACGCGGACGGATACATTGTCACGTGAAATCACATCCTGGGGCGGTATATCCATGACCACGGTGCGTAATTGCACGCGCACAATTTGCTGGATAAGCGGCACGATGATGATGAGACCGGGACCTTTCACCTTCCAGAACCTTCCCAGGGTGAAAACGACGGCGCGTTCGTATTCACGCAGGACGTGGAAGAAATTGAAAAGCAGAATCAATACGATGGCCGCTATCACGATATAGGGAATGTACATGGCTAGCCTCCTAGTGTGCATAATCCCGCGCTTCTCCGCGGGAACCATGGCGATGGGGTTGCTTAAGGGGAGAGACGCCAGCTCTCTCTTTAAGTTGACCACGGGGCATATGCGCACTGTGGTCAATAGAAATTTACTCAGCTCGCTTGTTTTTCGCAAGCGGCTCAACTATTAATGTTAATCCATGGATATGCCGGACGCGTATCCTGTCTCCGGTCTGGAGAGCGTGCTCAGAGCGCGCATCCCATATTTCACCGGCTACCCGCACGGCGGTCTTGTCATCCGATACGCTCAGCACCACACCCTGGCTGCCTATGATGCCTTCTTCTCCTGTCACGACCTTGTTTTTATGCGACTTGACGATCAGGCTGATGATCATGAAAAAGAATGCAATAGTCAGGATGCTCATGGTCATGATAAGCGACCAGGATAAGCGATAGTAGGGATCGTGAAAATCGAATAACATAATGGATCCTATGATAAACGCAATGACCCCGCCAATGCCGATGACACCAAAACTGGATACAAATACCTCGAATACCATAAAGCTGATTCCTAGCAGGACCAGCAGCAGCCCTGCATAATTGATAGGCATTAGCTGAAACGCGTAAAGAACCAGGAGTAATGAAATCGCTCCGGCGACGCCCGGCAAGACCAGTCCGGGATTGGACAACTCAAAGAAAATGCCATAGATGGCGATCAAAATCAGGATATAGGCAATGTTGGGATTGGTGATGAAGGCGAGAAACTGGTAACGCCAATCCTGATGCATGAGCTCGAGTTTCAGATCGTGGGTGGAGAGCTTTTGTGAAACACCCTGGATTTTGACGGTGCGGCCGTCCAGCTGCTGCATCATTTGAGGGTATCCGTCCGCGATTTCATCGATTACACCTAGCTGTTTGGCTTCATTGGCAGAAATGCTCGCAGCCTCTCGTACCGCCTGTTCCGCCCAGTCTGCGTTGCGGCCACGCAGTTGCGCGAGGCTGCGGATATAAGCGGAGGCGTCATTCATGACTTTTCTTTCTTCCACCGTCGTATCCTTGCTGTCAGTGGGTTTGTAAGAACCCAGCAGATTGACCGGCGATGCGGCGCCCACATTCGTACCGGGTGCCATGACGGCGACATGACTGGCATACAGAATGAACAAGCCGGCGCTGGCTGCGCGCGAACCCGAAGGAAAGACGTAAGCAATGACCGGCACGGGCGATTGAATGATAGCTTCGTTTATTCCGCGCATGGAGCTATCCAGGCCGCCAGGGGTATTTAATTGAATAATGACGGCGGCTGCCTGTTCTTTTTCAGCATGGGCGATGCCGCGGGTGACATAATCTTGAGTAGCAGGCCCTATCGGGCCCGAGAGATCCAAAACCACCGCTTTCCCTTCAGCGTAAACCGCTGACGAGAGCAGCAAAAGCAGAAAACTGATAAGCGCTATCCATTTGCGTGCCATATAATCCTGTGAAATCACTTTTTAATGATTCATTTACATTATAACAGGGTGCGGGCCCGTGAAGGGGGTATGATTGTAAAGTATTGAAAATAAAAAATTATTAACACAAGCACCGCGCTGCCGCCGCGGCATCTGCGACGACTGCATTGACCTTCGGAATCAGCCTGATATACTTGCGCCGTCTATGCCGGGGTGGCGGAACTGGTAGACGCGCCGGTCTCAAAAACCGGTGAGGGTGACCTCATGCCGGTTCGATTCCGGCCCTCGGCATTTTAATCGGCGGCATCCCGCCAAGAGAATCTGCGAATACCGAAAGTTCTTTTCCTTGTAGTACACTATTACAGATTGCACATTTTTGATGTCCCGGTGGCACAGTGGATAGCGCGGCCCCCTCCTAAGGGGCAGGTCGGAGGTTCGAATCCTCTCCGGGACGTATAAAAATAAAAGGACCCGC contains these protein-coding regions:
- a CDS encoding NfeD family protein, producing the protein MARKWIALISFLLLLLSSAVYAEGKAVVLDLSGPIGPATQDYVTRGIAHAEKEQAAAVIIQLNTPGGLDSSMRGINEAIIQSPVPVIAYVFPSGSRAASAGLFILYASHVAVMAPGTNVGAASPVNLLGSYKPTDSKDTTVEERKVMNDASAYIRSLAQLRGRNADWAEQAVREAASISANEAKQLGVIDEIADGYPQMMQQLDGRTVKIQGVSQKLSTHDLKLELMHQDWRYQFLAFITNPNIAYILILIAIYGIFFELSNPGLVLPGVAGAISLLLVLYAFQLMPINYAGLLLVLLGISFMVFEVFVSSFGVIGIGGVIAFIIGSIMLFDFHDPYYRLSWSLIMTMSILTIAFFFMIISLIVKSHKNKVVTGEEGIIGSQGVVLSVSDDKTAVRVAGEIWDARSEHALQTGDRIRVRHIHGLTLIVEPLAKNKRAE
- a CDS encoding YbdK family carboxylate-amine ligase; translation: MRRTVLTGHATMRILPFKESRTATIGIELELQIINPKTCALVSRSKDLIRNIKQSDFKTWIKPEITQSMIEINSSIHHSPKEMLEELSEIQKFLIAQANAIHVAFCGGGTHPFQKWTMQKIFPTWRYKKLSKKYRYLSKRATVFGQHIHVGCSNADDALYLTHALTRYVSQFIALSASSPFYQGIDTGFFSSRSTIFNAFPLSGVMPYLTAWSEFSDYFYKMKNLKIIGSMKDFYWDIRPKPEFGTVEIRVCDTPLTIKKAVIITAYIQALSLYLLTEKPLAISPDLYFLYSYNRFQASRYGLDGEFINPYTLQECSILEDILDTIKKIQRYANQLNNMGYISLLMEDVINKTSDAGLERQLYKQFNSLPQVVAEQCKIWAKPG
- a CDS encoding slipin family protein — encoded protein: MYIPYIVIAAIVLILLFNFFHVLREYERAVVFTLGRFWKVKGPGLIIIVPLIQQIVRVQLRTVVMDIPPQDVISRDNVSVRVNAVVYFRVIDAERAVIQVEDYFAAVNQLAQTTLRSVLGQHELDEMLAERTKLNTDIQKILDEHTEAWGIKIGMVEIKQIDLNESMIRAIAQQAEAERGRRAKVIHADGELQASQKLAEAAKILAQEPQALQLRYLQTLSNIGEEKNTTIVFPIPIDFISTFIKK
- a CDS encoding saccharopine dehydrogenase family protein, with translation MHNVLVIGAGKIGSLISFLLAHSNTYFVHLADIQKENPHVRRLGELPNFKYSQLDANDINSISEFLKQNKIDAVISSLPYYCNIPIAKAAAAHHLHYFDLTEDVETTKAVEELARHAKGAFVPQCGLAPGFISIVANDLMKNFPKLDTVKMRVGALPTNISNALQYSLTWSTDGLINEYGNPCQAVEDGEQVDLLPLEGLEEIKIDGLTYEAFNTSGGIGSLVHTYFGKVKHLSYKTIRYPGHCAKIRFLMNDLKLNDDRDTLKRIFEHAIPKTYQDVVLVYVSVTGTQDEQFVEENYVKKFYPKRIGGHRWSAIQLTTASGICGVVDLVLHNTEKYHGFVRQEQFAFNDLISNRFGEYYA
- a CDS encoding thioesterase family protein, yielding MGNESSENNPLLQLLSTTFTTIPFNQMLGLQLDRIEAEHVVMNFSMKNELIGNYLYGILHGGVISSVLDMAGGMVVMANSILKNQEKPVAELVGIVGKTSTIDLHINYVNPGRGNLFIAKAWLTKSGKKISFARMELFNEDELLIATGSATYLLK
- the amaB gene encoding L-piperidine-6-carboxylate dehydrogenase, translated to MDLLQSLHLNNQHNSGASTGKHWWSRHKDDGEIISYNPANGETIGSVYRASEDDYEHIVKEAHQAFLSWREVPAPKRGEVVRAIGDELRKCKDFLGSLVSLEMGKSKQEGDGEVQEMIDMADLAVGQARMLYGKTMHSERSEHRMYEQWHPLGVIGVISAFNFPVAVWSWNAFIAAVCGNTVVWKPSPKTPLCALAVQHICNRVLEKFGYRGIFSVFITDNNEIAKKMANDTRIPLVSFTGSTAVGREINKMVAGRLGRALLELSGNNAIIVDERADLALAVPSVVFGAVGTAGQRCTTTRRLFIHESLYDKMVSTLVKAYQKITIGDPLDQKNLMGPLIDQQAVSQFEKAVADAKTQGGKVLFGGHAIKSSGCFVEPTIIEAQNDWEIVQRETFAPILYVMKFKTLDDALAMQNHSRFGLSSSMFTHNLLHAETFLSARGSDCGIANINIGTSGAEIGGAFGGEKDTGGGREAGSDAWKAYMRRQTSTINWGKGLTLAQGIKFEI
- a CDS encoding Mut7-C RNAse domain-containing protein, with protein sequence MRKATVFFRFYEELNDFLPLERKKSEFSHHVRIPVSIKDVIESLGVPHSEIDLILVNGVSVDFSYLVQPGDRISVYPVFESIDISSVTHLRPRPLRQTRFVLDVHLGKLARYLRLLGFDTRYDTQYDDAAIIELALRENRIILTRDVGLLKNKTVTHGYWVRETRPENQVMEVLRRFDLRPSCQPFTRCLECNGSIVPAELSQEEVNMTVPARVREMQDHYFRCDQCKRVYWQGTHYEKLKKFIAKMLDLNF
- a CDS encoding primosomal protein N', with product MTNTPIIRIALPTPLRRLFDYLPPQGIDYNSLIPGVRVKVPFQSRTLVGILISVEIESSVPYEKLKPALEVLDTQSQFTADVYKLCCWAADYYHYALGEVLASALPVLLRKGKPPAARKVRAAARAGEADQPLPLNAEQRLAVSAVASALNTFKVFLLDGVTGSGKTEVYLQVMAENVRQGRQILVLVPEISLTPQTIERFRARFSVPVAALHSSLSEQERLRVWLAAKSGEAAIVIGTRSAVFTPFSNLGLIIVDEEHDPSFKQQDRFRYHARDLAIMRASYNQIPIVLGSATPSLESLLNVRRDRYELLTLPQRAGAARLPQYRLLDLRSAPAEEGLSPEMLNCMRHHLDQGNQVMLFLNRRGFAPVLYCTQCAWISGCKRCDARMVYHQSPPRLQCHHCDSRSHIPRQCPQCKEDALQPVGQGTQRVEQTLEKHFPEVPVIRVDRDSTQRKGAMESLLGEIHSREKAILLGTQMLAKGHHFPRVTLVGIIDADNGLFSADFRAAEQMGQLLVQVAGRAGRAEKTGTVVIQTRHPDHPLLQTLLREGYQTFARKLLDEREAAVLPPFSYFAVFRAEAYKEQDAADFLACIKDMLPASMETVTVLGPVPALLSKRKGLHCQHLLVKTLKRSVLQSALSGILCKLESAAANYSVKWMLDVDPVEV